From a region of the Helianthus annuus cultivar XRQ/B chromosome 5, HanXRQr2.0-SUNRISE, whole genome shotgun sequence genome:
- the LOC118492112 gene encoding uncharacterized protein LOC118492112 has translation MGDHMISFFDNLRGNVSLKALDLLLVEKKKIRTLLAAGGTCGHVLFTSCGLPCACRMEWWENTNCKIPLAAVDKFWTKLDFNAEELKEDDNNLREEMDRVMQQLKAQPPIVLKSMLSEIKEVVNPSMTDHQPPEVQQDTRGRPTSKAQQKKKEEVARRKDTRSEAKGKSQKKDEELKSQQCNAVVQRKIRLKRQLKL, from the exons ATGGGGGACCACATGATATCATTCTTTGATAACCTACGTGGTAATGTTTCCCTGAAAGCACTAGATTTGTTGCTTGTGGAGAAGAAAAAGATACGTACGTTGCTCGCAGCAGGGGGGACTTGTGGTCATGTGCTTTTTACGAGTTGTGGGTTGCCATGTGCTTGTCGGATGGAGTGGTGGGAAAATACAA ATTGCAAAATTCCTCTTGCCGCCGTAGACAAATTCTGGACAAAACTAGATTTCAATGCTGAAGAACTTAAGGAAGACGATAATAATCTTCGGGAGGAAATGGACAGAGTCATGCAACAACTGAAGGCGCAACCACCGATAGTGTTAAAAAGTATGTTGTCGGAGATAAAGGAGGTGGTGAATCCAAGTATGACTGACCATCAACCGCCTGAGGTACAACAAGATACTCGGGGGCGCCCAACCTCTAAAGCACAACAAAAAAAGAAGGAGGAGGTTGCGAGACGTAAAGATACCCGGTCCGAAGCAAAAGGCAAAAGCCAAAAGAAGGACGAGGAGCTCAAAAGCCAGCAGTGCAACGCAGTCGTTCAAAGAAAAATAAGGCTAAAAAGACAGTTGAAATTATAG